From Erinaceus europaeus chromosome 9, mEriEur2.1, whole genome shotgun sequence, one genomic window encodes:
- the LOC103123006 gene encoding keratin-associated protein 11-1 translates to MSYNCSPRPTGTHCTVPATAVVTASPQDADCLNGIYLPSSFQTGSWLLDHCEQAFCEPSVSCQPACYTQTSCVSSPGQVTCNRQTTCVSNTCSRPLAFVSSGCQSQGGISSGCQPISGVSTVCRPVGGVSAVCQPVGGVSSVCQPVGGVSTVCRPVGGASVVCKPTWGSRMYQTSTFSSGRGTC, encoded by the coding sequence ATGTCCTACAATTGCTCTCCCAGGCCGACCGGAACACACTGCACGGTCCCCGCCACCGCCGTGGTCACCGCCTCTCCCCAAGATGCTGACTGCTTGAATGGCATCTATTTGCCCAGCTCCTTCCAGACTGGCTCCTGGCTGCTGGACCACTGCGAGCAGGCCTTCTGTGAGCCCAGTGTCTCCTGCCAGCCAGCCTGTTACACGCAGACCTCTTGCGTCTCCAGCCCAGGCCAAGTGACCTGCAACAGACAAACCACCTGCGTGTCCAACACCTGCAGCCGGCCGCTCGCCTTCGTCTCCAGCGGTTGCCAGTCCCAGGGTGGCATCTCCAGCGGCTGCCAGCCAATAAGCGGCGTCTCCACCGTCTGCCGACCAGTGGGAGGTGTCTCCGCCGTCTGCCAGCCAGTGGGCGGAGTTTCCAGCGTCTGCCAACCAGTGGGAGGTGTCTCCACCGTTTGCCGGCCAGTGGGAGGCGCCTCCGTGGTCTGCAAACCTACCTGGGGCTCCAGGATGTACCAGACCTCTACCTTCTCCAGCGGCAGGGGTACTTGCTAA